From the Mus musculus strain C57BL/6J chromosome 10, GRCm38.p6 C57BL/6J genome, the window TCATGGGGGTGTTCTAGATGACTCTGAgttcaaaaatgaaataacacCAAAGCCATAGCCAAAAGTATGGGCTGAAAAAGTAAACAGACCCACATGGAGTCATAGTCAACCTGCTAGGTATAATACCAGACAGTTAATATCATTTTCTAGTTTCCAGGATGTCGATACAGCATTGTGATTTCTATAATAGAAGTATGGGGCTTGAATGAGGAACAGATTTCTAGAACATGACTTACTCCTTATTAGGACTTCAGTTGAGTTTCTTTCCTGTCCTTTGTCTTAAGGTGGTCCTAGTTCCAATGGTTACATAGCCAACAAAATGATTCCCTAACCAACCCAGTCTTTCCCTTAAATTTGAGGGCATGGGAGAAAGCCTCGTACCTAGACAGCCACTTCCCACATGATCTGCCCTTACAGCAGATGGCCCAGGCACTTTTCAATAACCTCCATTGACTTTAAAGACTAACCTTTCAAGGATCATGAACTATAATGATGGTTTAAATGCCACATTTGCTGTGATGCTTAGTTGAAGCAGTTGGAATATTCACAACCTCAGGCATTGCTTAGACCTCAGGAGAATCACAAGGGCAAGTCTAACACCACTTTTGGGGAAGTGAAGTGGCCTAGTGCCATCACTGGGCAGCTAaaacatggaaacaaacaaacaaacaaacaaacaaacaaaacctgcatTTTTTTATCGCCATGCTTACAAAGTCACTTAAGGGAAAGCTAAAGTAGCCTGTTCTTTACGTCATTAGCTGTTACTTCTAAAATTGCATTCATCATATTAATAGTAGTGGCTCAAACTCAAGATGCATGTTTTCCTTGTTATACTTAAGGTATTTTTAACCAATCTGTAAAGTTTATATTTATAAGtccatattcttttaaaaatgacattaaattAACAGTAACTGATAAAGATGTAGACCTATAGGAACACGGGATTCTGACATCGTAACCCTTTGGAATGGTTCCTCTCAGAGAATTACTCTTGAATTGAGATAACTTGTGATGGGCACTCTGAATAAGTTACATAGATACTTAAGACATGACCAAAGGCTTCCTTCAGGTCATAATCTCCATGTACATGTGAAATAGTGGGCACTATTCTAGGTAAtacttggactttttttttatattactaTAAAATTCTCCATATCTCTTCAAATAAAATAGGAAAGGCTCTATTTGTCAATGATCTCAAAAAGAACAATGCCCCTTTATCACTGCTTCCAGAAAAATTTTCTTAATTCTCAGCATCTCATCATGCCTCTTCCTTTGAAAGTCACTGTAAGAGTTAGGGTAAGGTTCCTCTATACCACCCCAAACCTGCGAAGCACCGCTCAGGAATGTGCACATACTCGCTGATGTGAAATGCAAAGCTATGTTCTAGCTGTGCACACACATAGCTTTTAAGTTTGGGGAAAACTCAAAttgctcctttccttccctctgttcTACTAAAATGCCTTTGAATTAACTTGGGGACATAAAACCCACCAACAAATCAACTCCTAAAAgttcttccctttcccctgaaACAATTCTTAAAAGACTTAAATCCTTTTTGCTTTTGTAACAAACATGAAAACCATCGACCTAAAAAGTAGtacatagcttcacaagagaggAATCACCCTGACAATACCATATACTTCATCTTCCAAAACCAaactagcatgactgtcctctatTGTGACTGCCCTTCCACCCCAATCTATTCATCTGAGCATGTTGATATGAATGAAACAaagatttcttttcattcttttggttccccccccccccccccgggattTAGAAGCTCTACCTGACTTAAGCCTTCTCTTCTCTGAAGAGGGGGCCACATCTACAATGTCTCCATCTTACCAACGAAATTTTCAAACCCAGGGGCCTCACCATCAGGACACATGTCCATGCCTATCATGTATTACTGCTGTCTCATGACTATGCCTAGTTTTTGAGCCACACAATACGACATACTCCAGCTCATTCTCTATGTTTGATGTCGTCTCATTTGGAAGTCTTTTTATACCTTTCCAAGACCGAAAGTTATGATTAAATGATGCTACTTGTTGAGATTGTGAGGCAGCAGAATCTTGACTTTCAGGCCATGCTAAGCTCTGCAGAAAATTCCAGGCCAGTatgtgctacacagtgagacgctgtctataaataaataactagatagataaataaataaataaataaataaataaataagaaagaaagaaagaatcaacaCAAGGTAGAGGAAAAAGATCACTTTTGCCTTTGTAATTCTTACCTGTTTTTAACCCATAAGCTCCATAAAGTTCATTTTAAAGTAAGATGTGCATTCCATAAGCTAAATGATTTTGAAACACATGGCACAAAGCTATGGCTGAAAGAGTGAGTGAAAGGCCTCACATCAAAGGCAATGTCAGCTTGCCATTCAGAAAAGCAACTCCTCCACATGAAATAGTCAAAAAGGACGTCATTTAATTAGTGATACATAGACTTTTGCATAGAAAAAAGTTACAAAGTAATATAGAAAAGACTAGGtacagtaattttaaaaacatttataagtATAACTTTCCATAATGTTTAATAGTCTCTTGTTTATCGCTTTCTCCACACagcagagaaatgaagtgcatAAGAGTACATGCTGTGTCTTTATCTTTCAAATATAAAATCTCACGTGCTCAATTTCAATGTATTAGGAGATTATTTTGTCATtaaacaagataaaaaaaaatcaaaaccaaaacaccatatGTAGCATTAGTCTAGTCATGGACAAAAATAATTCATGTACACCTCATTCCATACATTCATTGTGATTTGGGATCAAATGTAATCTCTAACTTGACCAGGGCATTTACATTATGTAGCTTTTCCCTTCCATATCATCTCTCCTCATCTCATTACTTCCAGAAATGCAACACCCTCTccccaaaacagacaaaaacagacATTACATGTTGTCAGGAGAAAACTGGAGaagttaaatatataaaaatagtccTGTTGAAACAATAAATTAACCCAAACTCTTGCAAACTGAAGAGTTTTTGAGTTGGTGTCAATGAGCCTCTGGTGGGCACACAGTAGGTAACTGCTTCTAGTGCACTGTATACCTGTAAGTTTACATAAAGAAGCACTGTGTTTTAAACCAGGGTTCACTAGAGGTATGGAAGCTTGAAGGCAGAGCAGAAATGTTTGTTAATGGAGGCTCTGGTGGAATTGCTTATTTCACTGCATAGCTAAATGTCATTGCTTGGCAAGtctgtataaagaaaataaaaataaaactaggtCTTTCGACTTAATTTCCCTTCATCTTTCTGGCCAATAAAACCCGATGGTTTCCAAAGGGCACTGTATCTGCAGCCTGACACATTGcctgcttcttctctttctcaacCTAACAGCTATATCCTTCTGATCTTGTGCTACGTTACATTCCTTAGTTCAGGCACTTAGAAAACATGGCattgtttttcttctcccttctagcATCAGGAGAACTCAGTTATGGCGTTTTCCTTTTCCAAGTCAGGAGTATTAATGCACCACCGGATGGTGACACTGGTGTGTTTTCCAAGAAAGTTTAAATGGACGTTGGTGTGCTGCTTTCAAGTTGCTGATGTCACTTGCCAAGCTGCcttaaacaaagggaaaaaatagTAATACTACATTTCCATTTGTGTGAAGTCTGCTTCTCAAATCGCTTTATTGCTGCTGTGTGGAACTGTACATATCTGTATGACTACCTTCAGGATGCAGAGGTTTGAAGCTGATTCCGAAATGGACGACATCAGTTACTATTGCAAAGAGATTCAAGAATAAGTTAAAAGGCTCCAACTTCTGTCCCCCAGGGTTGGTAAGGTTTATTGTTTGTCCCAGTGCTTGTCTGCTGAGGACTGGAGGCTGCGGATACCGACAAGGGTGGGCTGATTGCTGTTGCAGCAGCAACAGCGGCTGCTGCCGCTGCATTGGACGGGAGCATGGGAAAAGCCCCTGCGAAGGACAGAGGGAAGCTGTGTGCAGCTGCAGTGGCTGCTGCAGCTGCGGCATGCACAGTGGccgaaagagacagaagagaggtggagagaggtgGCACGCAGGGTGCAACGGTGCCCCCTGATGGCATCCGAAGAGCAGAATCTGCATGGGCAAACGTTGCTGTGAGGAGAGCAGAGCCATGAGCAGAAGGCACTTCTGAAGATGTGGATAGGCGACATGGGGTTGACTCTGATGTGTGGAGTCCATTGGGCTGGAGCAGGGCTGTGGGGAGATGGTGGAAAGCAGCTGCCCAGTGGTGAGGGTGCAAGGGGTGATGGTGGTGGGCCATGGAGGATGTCATCACTGCTGCCTCCCGCTGGGAGGCACAGGTGCTGAGATGAGAGACAAGGCGCACGCGTAGTGGGTCCGACGGGTCAAGGCCTTCCACTGAGCTTAGGTACCTAGCCACTTCTGTCAAGCACTCTCGGAATCCAATGCTCATGAAGTCTGTGGCAAGAGCATGGGCATCAAAGTAGCCTAAAGAGGGGTTGAGGAGAGTCAGAGGTGAAAGGGCAAAAGATGAGAAAATGATATGTCTTAGAAGAACAGCCATCCACTTAGGTTCCACTCTTGTGTTCTCTAGAGATGGGATGACTCTTTCTGAAAACACAATGGCTACTATGATAGTTTTTTTCAAGAGTAAAGAAAGGATACTCTACAAGTGGCATGCACAACAACTTTAGCAGTGCTGAAGTCAAACTAGGGTTGAAATGTcacaataagaaaaaataaaataggggCATTCATGTTTTGAATACCTCCTAGAGTGGGGGGGATGTCTTAACTTTAGTATTGTGGGATAATGACTTTCctcaaaaatatgttttttttaatagaaaaagtcTCAGGAAGTTGGCTTTTCCAGAATAGGACCCAGGACCTGTCCAGCCAAGTGCATATTCTGCCTCTGAGTACCTCTCTAATCTATAATAGGTTTATTTCATTGAAAGCATTTACAATGTATCACTTTATGCTTTGACAGAGCAAAATTTGCCTATTTCCTTTAGACTATTTTATATTCAAAGCATTATGAGAAACTTTTGTTATGTTTCTTACTTCTGGAAGCAAGAAAAAGGTGTTTGGGGCAAATATAACCACCAGGACAGCAGAAGTAGCGCTAGGCTGAACAAGAGACTATCATGAAGGGCTGAGTATCCTCAGTAAAACTGGTTTTCATCCTCAGACCCCAGAACAGTCATTGAGAAAGTCCCCAGGATTAGGAGCGAAGGCTGTTCCTCATGCGGATGCCTCTATGGAAGGACCGCACATGACAGTCTTTAGGTTCCCCTCCGGCTTGAGCTTCTGACTTTCTCAAAAGGACGGAGGCACTGATCACACTCTGCAGACACTGAAAAGTTAAGAATTTGGATTTTTCCCTAGAAACTATTATAATTCTACGACAGACTGAAAAGAACATATTAACTTCTTTGAATTTCACTGGTGCTTGTAAAGTAAGTGGCATTTGCGGTTTGCTTGCTATATGGCTATATATGGCTGGGACTTATTGCGTCTTAAGGAATATGAATTATGTAATTCCTATTTTATTGTTGGAAGCAGAGGGAAATGATGATGAGCAGCTGTCTCATGTAAGTGGGTCTTGAGCCAACAATAACACATGCCCATAACCACTTCCTCTGTAACAGTGCAGGTTTCTAAGCTTCAAGCAAATTAATTTAAAACCATCAGTGAGAAGCCCTTCATCATTGTCTCTAGGCTACAAAGGAtgaaactggggctcagagagaATGAGTTGACTTAGCCCCAGTGACAGAGCTAATGAActggagaaactgaggtcacTATCATGTAAGTACCTTTGAGCCCATGTCCTTCCTCTATGCTAGAGGCAACTGGGAGTCTGGGCATGTGAGCAAACACTGGTGGACCCTCTTGTTCAAGGCTCACTTACACATTCTTCCTGGGATGGCCACTCTAGGGAACTAGCAGTCAGAAAACTTATATGCCAGATGGTTGGAAATGTCTGCTTACTAACTCATCTGGGGTAAATTTAGGACTGCTCAAGTAGTCATGAGTAAGAAGTAATATAAAACTTGCTATAAGGTGAGAGGATAACCTTACTCTTTAGAAATACAACACATGCCAAATATTTGAGCCCTGGACAGCAATTCTTTGCCTCATGGCTACCAATTTGAGAGAAGGTAGAGTCATCCATCCATAGCCTTCCTTGACCACGTCTAACTTCACTGCTCTCCTGGAATCCCAAGGTAGCAGGTTAGACAGTCATACTACTTAGGACCTGTGGAGCACATGCTGCTAGCTTGACCCTCGAAGACCAGTAGGTTACTTCCAACT encodes:
- the Hey2 gene encoding hairy/enhancer-of-split related with YRPW motif protein 2, which translates into the protein MKRPCEETTSESDLDETIDVGSENNYPGHATSSVMRSNSPTTTSQIMARKKRRGIIEKRRRDRINNSLSELRRLVPTAFEKQGSAKLEKAEILQMTVDHLKMLQATGGKGYFDAHALATDFMSIGFRECLTEVARYLSSVEGLDPSDPLRVRLVSHLSTCASQREAAVMTSSMAHHHHPLHPHHWAAAFHHLPTALLQPNGLHTSESTPCRLSTSSEVPSAHGSALLTATFAHADSALRMPSGGTVAPCVPPLSTSLLSLSATVHAAAAAATAAAHSFPLSFAGAFPMLPSNAAAAAAVAAATAISPPLSVSAASSPQQTSTGTNNKPYQPWGTEVGAF